The window ACTCGCGTCGGCCGAACCGCCCCCGGATCCCGCGGTGGAGCCGGCGGGAAACGCCGCACCTCCACCCCCGCCGAACAACGGCGCCGTCCCGCCCGCGGCACCGGGGGTCTTGGATACCCCGGACGGTTGGCATTTGACGGTGTCCGCGGTGGCCGAGACCCAGCTGCCGGTGGCGCCGCTGACTACCTCGCTGGCGTCGCGCGAATACCTCGTGGGCGGCACGTTCGTCGGGGCGATCACGGGCTCGGGTAAAACCGAGCTGAACGGCGGAAAACTGGAGGCAGGCTATCAGATCGGCTGCGGCATTACGCAAAATACTATCGAAACTCTTGTCGGGGCCGGTATTACCCCTTCGATCCGCATACCGTTTGCTGACAACGATCCGTCCTTCGCTCCGAACCTCACATACCGGGGAAGAATAGACCTCCGTCCCGGCACCGTGTCCACGGTTGCGGTCGACGAGAAAGAGTTCGAGGGGAAAGAAA is drawn from Mycolicibacterium gilvum and contains these coding sequences:
- a CDS encoding MspA family porin; the protein is MAETQLPVAPLTTSLASREYLVGGTFVGAITGSGKTELNGGKLEAGYQIGCGITQNTIETLVGAGITPSIRIPFADNDPSFAPNLTYRGRIDLRPGTVSTVAVDEKEFEGKETRVTITGFRIGVDQCAGQSFIRSYATLTSSTENTEDVITYLGVTKAV